From Deltaproteobacteria bacterium, one genomic window encodes:
- a CDS encoding cytochrome C has translation MATPLKAVPSGAKQIEVPIKKATGPGDDKIHTWPHLVRNEFLIACGVMILLIVWSLLVDAPLEEPANPTRTPNPSKAPWYFLGLQEMLVFFDPWHAGVVLPTFIILGLMVIPYLDINPKGNGYYCWKDRKWEIMTFIVGFHILWVSLIIIGTFLRGPGWNWFWFWEKWDPHKVEALTNVDLPFLLGVRDETMATLVGALIVGGYFVVGYVGFYAFCRWVQGANFSAFMERWGWARFGLTGFLFLNMWAVVAKMLMRHLLNIKYIMVLKTPYFSINI, from the coding sequence ATGGCGACTCCCTTGAAGGCCGTACCGTCCGGCGCCAAGCAGATCGAGGTCCCGATCAAGAAGGCGACCGGCCCCGGCGACGACAAGATCCACACCTGGCCCCACCTCGTGCGCAACGAGTTTCTGATCGCGTGCGGTGTGATGATCCTGCTGATCGTCTGGTCGCTGCTCGTCGACGCGCCGCTCGAGGAGCCGGCCAACCCGACGCGCACGCCGAACCCGTCGAAGGCGCCGTGGTACTTCCTCGGCCTTCAGGAGATGCTCGTCTTCTTCGACCCCTGGCATGCCGGCGTCGTGCTGCCCACCTTCATCATCCTCGGCCTCATGGTGATCCCGTACCTCGACATCAACCCGAAGGGGAACGGCTATTACTGCTGGAAGGACCGGAAGTGGGAGATCATGACGTTCATCGTCGGCTTCCACATCCTCTGGGTGTCGCTGATCATCATCGGCACGTTCCTGCGGGGCCCCGGGTGGAACTGGTTCTGGTTCTGGGAGAAGTGGGACCCCCACAAGGTGGAGGCGCTCACCAACGTCGACCTCCCTTTCCTGCTCGGCGTGCGCGACGAGACCATGGCCACCCTCGTCGGCGCACTGATCGTCGGCGGCTACTTCGTCGTCGGCTACGTGGGCTTCTACGCCTTCTGCCGGTGGGTGCAGGGCGCGAATTTCTCCGCGTTCATGGAGCGCTGGGGGTGGGCGCGCTTCGGGCTGACGGGCTTCCTCTTCCTCAACATGTGGGCGGTGGTCGCCAAGATGCTGATGCGGCACCTCCTCAACATCAAGTACATCATGGTGCTGAAGACGCCGTACTTCAGCATCAACATCTGA
- a CDS encoding DUF4405 domain-containing protein, producing the protein MSKWDEIKEQVTESEVWKSIFRHGYDDTPRNRILMVSGNVWLHLHPSKVRRHATRLRFTWCMGGITFMMFLVTVVTGVYLMFYYRPTAEYAYADMKYLEFDMPFGMLMRNMHRWAAHGMVIAVWLHMFRVFLTGSYKPPREFNWVVGVILLVLTLLLSFTGYLLPWDQLSIWAVTVGSNMGRATPLLGHEGPGHELIPGLNNVYDARAFLFGGGEIGPHTLLRFYILHCIFIPLVASLFMAVHFWRIRRDGFSGPAL; encoded by the coding sequence ATGTCGAAGTGGGACGAGATCAAGGAGCAGGTCACCGAGTCGGAGGTCTGGAAGTCGATCTTCCGCCACGGCTACGACGACACACCCCGCAACCGCATCCTCATGGTGTCGGGGAACGTGTGGCTCCACCTGCACCCTTCGAAGGTGCGCCGTCATGCCACGCGGCTGCGCTTCACCTGGTGCATGGGTGGCATCACCTTCATGATGTTCCTGGTGACGGTCGTCACCGGCGTCTACCTGATGTTCTACTACCGCCCGACGGCGGAGTATGCGTACGCCGACATGAAGTACCTCGAGTTCGACATGCCGTTCGGGATGCTCATGCGGAACATGCACCGCTGGGCGGCGCACGGCATGGTGATCGCGGTCTGGCTGCACATGTTCCGCGTGTTCCTGACCGGCTCCTACAAGCCGCCGCGCGAGTTCAACTGGGTGGTGGGCGTGATCCTGCTCGTGCTGACCTTGCTGCTCTCCTTCACGGGCTACCTCCTGCCGTGGGATCAGCTGTCGATCTGGGCGGTCACGGTGGGATCGAACATGGGACGGGCTACACCGCTCCTGGGGCACGAGGGCCCGGGACACGAACTCATCCCGGGACTCAACAACGTGTACGACGCCCGCGCCTTCCTCTTCGGCGGCGGCGAGATCGGTCCGCACACGCTCCTGCGCTTCTACATCCTCCACTGCATCTTCATCCCGCTGGTCGCGAGCCTCTTCATGGCCGTCCACTTCTGGCGCATCCGGCGCGACGGGTTCTCGGGCCCGGCCCTGTAG